DNA from Solanum stenotomum isolate F172 chromosome 3, ASM1918654v1, whole genome shotgun sequence:
taatctttttatttattggcAAACTATATTTGAAACAAtcaaaaaacatatttcttcagTTCATTGTCttaatctttttaattattggcAAACTATATTTGAAACAATCAAAAAGGTATACTTATGGGCTAGATCTTTctaataaacttcaaataaagaATCTTGCTTCATTCAACACAAAACACATTACAGCAGAGGCTCAGCTAAAACCAGAAGACAAGCTATGAGGTTTGGTCATTTATTTACCAACTTTCTACttctaacatttttttattattttttttttttgagaaggtagCAGTCTTGtattatattccaaaaaaatCAAACCTGCCACAACTTGTTACAGGTTTactaattacaaataaaaggagAGTATCAGGAAGATCTTCAATcctaaataaacaaaaattacaaggtgCCTAAAGCATTCATTACTGATTCTAGATCTTCCATATActcctgtttacaccaaaaatgaaataaaaccaagcaattcatcttcatcttctaaCATATTTCTTCAGTTCATTGGcttaatctttttatttattggcAAACTATATTTGAAACAAtcaaaaaacatatttcttcagTTCATTGTCttaatctttttaattattggcAAACTATATTTGAAACAATCAAAAAGGTATACTTATGGGCTAGATCTTTCTAATaaacaacccccccccccccacccatATTGTCTATCTTTATCATTCTTGTGCTATTTTTCCTTTGTCCCAGCAGTTATCCAATCAATACCAAGCAACAATGAAAATGGGAGCATACATCAAGGCAAATTCAAATTGTACACTTTCCCCTTAAATAGACAGATATGGAAGTAACCACCAAATACAAATTCTTGTGCTATTTTTTCCTTTGTCTCAGCAGTTATCCAATCAATACCAAGCAACAATGAAAATGGGAGCATACATCAAGGCAAATTCAAATTGTACATTTTCCCCTTAAATAGACAGATATGGAAGAAACCACCAAATACAAATGTTTGTGCTACATGATATGTGCATCAAAactattactatatataaacaCAGAATATAACAGCATACTTGGATCATTAAAATACCCAATATGTTGGAGAGAAAATATTGTGTGACACAATATATTAGGTAATTATCATTCTCATTTCTATAATAGAAGGTTTCTATTGTTCTACttacaattaatatttttttaacagtaaggaaatattttaaaactaatacTTCAGTTTTTGTAATGACTAACAAATCCACAAAGCTAGCGGCACCTAGTCCAGAACATGGTGGAAATGAGCCTGTACCTCCACCCTTCTCCATCTAAATACCATGTTTTGGCATGCGTACAAAAACATACATGTGCCTAACCCACACATCATGTGTTGTGCATTTACCACTGAACCAACGCCTTGGACAACTATCAAAATagctaatatttatatattatgcgtTCATTAAGTAAATAGTACCCTAAAAGTTAGGTGATTGTGCATGTCAGTAATTGtcatatataaataagaaattaagaatataataaccATACTTGGTATGTGCATGTTAACTCTTACTACTTCCATCCAACTTTATATGAAACAATTCAGAGTAACTTAGAAATCCAACACAGCAACAGTGCAAGGTTCGGAACTCGATGGATGCACAATTCAAATAGTAATAGTATCATATAAAGTGATGCAGAGTGACTACATGATAAGTTCAGGTCAATTGTTATATTAGCTCTAATTGTTGATTGTTACAAAACATGtgttaattgatatatatagaATAAGAATATAACATCATACCTAGATCTTAAAAATACCAAGTACATTAGGGAGAATATATTgtgaaaaaatttatattacaaATAATAATTCCACTTCTATGTAATAGACTATTTATATTGCACTAATATATCCTATTTTACccataaaggaaaaattataaGTAATACTCCTATTTTTAAAACCATCCAGttagttaatataaaaatatgatgtGATTGTTGAATAAAAATTCTCTTAAAAGTTAGATTGATtgtatttttacttaaaaagcATGCAAAATGCATGTTAATGTTtgcacaattttatttttttcccccTACTAGTTACTATACAGGTTCATATGGAAATGTAAGGTTACTTGATTTCGGCTAAAGTCTCTTTTATAGTCTAGATAAGGTATTTGGTATATATCAAAATGTTTTATCAATTGCAAAAACTGATGACTAACTGAGATTAAAGAACACTAATTCACCATAATAGCAATTCAATAACTTGAATATCAATATAAGGCAAGTAAATGTGCTACCTTTTTAGGTCGACCCAGAGGTCTCCCTGAAAGTTTCCTGGCTCTCTTAACAGTAGAAGCAACAGCCGGACTGCTGTATGATTTTGGAGGACGTCCACGTCGCTTTCCAAGGGGCGTAGCCCCATTTGTGACACCACCAACAGTGTTAGGAAAACCCTCGGAATCAAAAGCAGCAGCGATAGGCACATCAGTGACACCGACAGATGCAGCAGCAGGTCCACCTTGATTGTTAGACTTTGCTGGCCTTCCCCGTCGTTTAGGGGTTGGTGTTTGAGCAGTAGGGTCACCACCAACAGGAATATTGGGATTACCAGCAGGAATGTTGGCCGCATTGGCACCAACATTAGCAGCCACATTCTTCCTAGGTCGGCCTCTTCGTCCAGGAGTAGAACCTTTCTTTGGCCGCCCTCTAGGCTTGGAGGAAGCGACAGCTGATCCAGGAGCAGCATTGACTGTCCCAGTCTTAGCAGGACGACCAGGTCGCCTCTTCGTACCACTCTGTTCGGGTGACTTGGTTTCCAATGACTTGACTACAGTGGAACCATCCTTCCGAGGACGACCAGCGCGTCTCTTGGTGTTACTTCCTTCAAGCGCCGGTACCGGAGTTCCAGCAGGAAGAGGAACAGAACCACCTGGATTCTGAACCCCAACAGGCCCATCAGCTAACCCAAGAGAAACAAACACAGACTCAGCCCCAAGATTCGTATAATTCTGAGCTTCATGAGGAGCAGCAAATCCCTGTGGCTGTTGCTGGGACTGAAAATGGAACTGATTTTGGAGTAACGGATCAGCCTGAAACTGCTGGAATTGCGGGTGAGGAACGAACTGAGGCTGGGTTTGAAATTGTGGCTGGAACTGGGCTTGGTGCTGCTGTTGGGCCTGAATCTGAGCACCTTGAAATGGGTCTTGATACTGGGCTTGTGGTTGGGCCTCAGGCTTCGACTTAGGAGGACGACCAGGTTTACGCTTAGTAAGAGGATTAACATCACCCCCGTTGGAATCAACTGCCGGCGGAGGCGGAGCAGATCCAGGTGCAGCAAGCAGGTAGGAGTGTTTAACCATAGCAAGATATCCAGAATTCTTCAAGCGCTTGAGATGATGAGTCAACAAAGCGGAGTGATTGGGTGGTAGATTCGAGTGGACTCGGTCTATGTACTTGGCTATAGCTACCCTGCTTGACCCTTCTTTCTCATTTAACGCCGTTATGGCCCCCGTTATCAACTGTCAcacacacaaacaaaaaaatcaaaaagaatcAACCATTagtcaaaaaagaaagaacCCCACAAAATTCTCAGAGAAGATAAGTCATACCTCAGCATAATCAGGTTGGGGAGACGAGAAATCAGGGGCGAGGGTAGGGTCttggggagggggagggggaggaGGAGGGAGGTCATGGTTAATGAGTTGTGGAGGGTTAAACGTCGGTTGTTCTATATCCATCGGTAGATCCATGGATGGGTCCATAAgggcatgtatatatataaatttaataaaaaagcTTTATGAAGAATACAGAAATGGTGAATTTcagagaagaaatcaagaaaaagaagtgagagATAGATAGAGAGAgtgtgtgtgtatgtatgtataggtagagagagaaaaaatggaaaattaaagGGTTAGATGGGTATTTTGGGGGAAGAAATGGAATTGGATTGGACCGTTGTAGTAGCGGGGTGAGTGggagtgggggtggggtggCGTACAATCacagccaaaaaaaaaaaagaacagcTAAGGGTAAGATCGGATTTAAAAATGGAACTTTTGTTGAATTTAAGTTTTTATGATGAAGTATGTCCTTATCTggcccattttttttttttaattatgttttagatctgatttttctgtattttcgtTTTCACCCCTGActaacttttaattattttttattgctttctcgTGGATTCCTTACTTTATTGGCGGACTTTCAAAAATTTCGTGAAAATTTGAAATGCGTTGGAATTTcgtaaaaaaattcaatttcaaaattttcgtgAAAAATTGAAACGCGTAGGAATTTCgtaaatttttcaaataatttgcACATACTTTCGCCATGTGTTTTGGCTCCAAGttttttcaataatatttgactatttcaaaaaaaaatatatttatactcataaattttaataattattaaaaatacttataaatgtttgaccaaaatttggctagaaattaaaaaaaattataatatttttttattttaaaataaactatttttttttttagttaaaagatattgaagttaaaaggataaaaataacACAAGTAAAATACCATTCtaaccaaattttctggccaaaaagattttttcattatcattttataatgaatatgtttagttaaaaaataattttatacataattgttaacaatcaacaacaacacaataacaatatagacaAGACAATACATTAATCGCATACTCAAATTTGTCACTGATTCAGTTATAATTATAACTCATTAAACAAAActtgttcttttttctcaatttaatCACTCAAATTAGAACTCAAACTTTTGTGGAAGaggtagtaacaaacattagttggaattaataaataatagttgtggtgatttttgatttttttttaattttcaaatattagaaCTTATCCCaaatactataatttttttctagtatttagTAACTTGAGAtacttgataaatatatttatcaagttATATGATCAAACaccatttctcaaaaaaatttgggGCCAAACGGGTCTTTAATGTGCTTCTATTTAATTTCGTAGTATTTGACAGAGGTTGATTCAATagattttttcaagaaaaataattagatgcgtattttattaaattaattttattataatacttttGGAACCAAGAATTGTTGTTAATATACACAATTAAATAGTAGATTGAAAATAATTCCAACATGACTAATTTAGCTTAATTAATCcagtattttaatatattatatttagtattaTTCTTACACTATCAAACAACCTCTAAGAATAGTATACGAAAGAAGTAATAATATTCtgctaatatttttaaatgaagaagcaaaataaaaattatatttatattttactatattataaaagggagtttagggccaagtataatatataatattcaagattgggacttttcccaatcttcaatattatatattatacttgtgggACTTTTAAATTCTACTATAtgtccaagtataatatataatattcaagattgggactttcttgaatattatatattatatttattatatagtagaacttgggcataaactccctttaaaaataatatatatatatatatatatatatatatatatgtcacaaatggaaaagtttCAAGCAAGGAaacaacatatatcatttacaaatgacttaaaaagcattaaaaattacaataattaccaatttaaaatatttaaaaggtatataataaaataggttgactctcacaattctatcaggctcacatatattgaatagaaaaaataacacatatcattttaaaattaccaaaaaagtattataaataataataattaacaacttaaaatatctaaaagacattttaaaagggttaattttgtaattttatccatatcacataaattaggacaaagtgaccagtaatgtacgttatttcaaagttacattaatattataaatcacaataattaataatttaaaacatttttgtgtgtcacaaatggaaaagtctcaatcaaggaaacaac
Protein-coding regions in this window:
- the LOC125858406 gene encoding uncharacterized protein LOC125858406 gives rise to the protein MDPSMDLPMDIEQPTFNPPQLINHDLPPPPPPPPQDPTLAPDFSSPQPDYAELITGAITALNEKEGSSRVAIAKYIDRVHSNLPPNHSALLTHHLKRLKNSGYLAMVKHSYLLAAPGSAPPPPAVDSNGGDVNPLTKRKPGRPPKSKPEAQPQAQYQDPFQGAQIQAQQQHQAQFQPQFQTQPQFVPHPQFQQFQADPLLQNQFHFQSQQQPQGFAAPHEAQNYTNLGAESVFVSLGLADGPVGVQNPGGSVPLPAGTPVPALEGSNTKRRAGRPRKDGSTVVKSLETKSPEQSGTKRRPGRPAKTGTVNAAPGSAVASSKPRGRPKKGSTPGRRGRPRKNVAANVGANAANIPAGNPNIPVGGDPTAQTPTPKRRGRPAKSNNQGGPAAASVGVTDVPIAAAFDSEGFPNTVGGVTNGATPLGKRRGRPPKSYSSPAVASTVKRARKLSGRPLGRPKKNVTSPAVSDPKLVVAYEDLKGKLENMQSRIREAANALRPCLNAETPATALAAFQELEELAGPAGVDPMHQN